One Streptosporangium becharense genomic window, CGTCTCCGCACCGCCAGTTACGGTCCAGAATCTGCAGGTCGTGGGCCAGCAGATAGTCGACGGCGATCTGTTCGCCGTGTTTGCCGAGCTCGTCCTTCGCGGCCATGGAACCACCTCCGGTTCCAGACCTTGACGCACCTTACCGATGCCCCGAGGAGCCGAAATCGATTCTGTGGACAACCGCCCAGCAGCCCTGCACCCCTGTGGACAACCATCCGGTCACGCCCCCCTTGTGGACGGCCGTCCGGCCGGCACCGCCCCGGTGAGCAACCGTCCACCGCCAAGACCGCGTCATCCGGCCTACGGTCGCGGCAGCGCAACCGCGTCACCCGGCCCGCACCCGCCCCTGGGCACCGCGCCTCAGTCGGCATCCGCCCACCCGCCCGCGGGCACCGTCTCCCGGCCCGCAGCCGCATCGGGGAGGCCGCCGCCCCGGTCCCCGGACGCCGCTTCTTCGCCTCGGACGCCGCTTCACCCGGCCCCGGAGGCATCAGGGGCCCCACGTGGTGGCCGGGTGCTGCGAGCCGCCTCGCGGTGGATCCGGAGCGGCGTGTCACGGCTCAGCCGGAGAAGCCCTCCTTAGGCATCTCCAGGTCCGGCTTGGCGAGCTCCTCGACGTTCACATCTTTGAAGGTGACAACCCGAACATTCTTGACGAACCTCGCGGGGCGGTACATGTCCCAGACCCAGGCGTCCTGCATCTTCACGTCGAAGAAGACGTCGCCGTTCTCGGCCGTGCGGACGTCGAGGTCGACGGAGTTGGTGAGATAGAAGCGCCGCTCGGTCTCGACGACGTAAGTGAACAGGCCGACGACGTCGCGGTACTCGCGGTAAAGCTGCAGTTCCATCTCGGTCTCGTATTTCTCGAGATCCTCTGCGCTCATACCGGTCCTCCTGTCAAACGACCATCCTGGCCCGCCGGATCAGACGACACAGGCCCCCATTTCATTCTCGCCCATCACCTCACCCGCCCCCGACCGTGCCACCGTCGAGAACGAGAAGCGGTGGTCGGGACACGGGCCGTAGGCCCGCAGCGCTCCGCGATGCCCGGCGGTGCCGTACCCCTTGTGCACGGCGAACCCGTACCGGGGATGGCGTTCGTCCAGCGCGACCATCAT contains:
- a CDS encoding DUF2469 domain-containing protein; translated protein: MSAEDLEKYETEMELQLYREYRDVVGLFTYVVETERRFYLTNSVDLDVRTAENGDVFFDVKMQDAWVWDMYRPARFVKNVRVVTFKDVNVEELAKPDLEMPKEGFSG